From the Trifolium pratense cultivar HEN17-A07 linkage group LG4, ARS_RC_1.1, whole genome shotgun sequence genome, the window AGAGATTTTTGTCGGGattaaatgattattttatttttgtatgagATTCAAATGTTTAGGTTGTTGgcattataaataattaatatttgtaaTGTAGTGGCGTCAGTTTGATGTAACATTCTTCATTCTTGAGGCATTGACATGGCGCTATCGATCGTGCTCGTGGGGACTACCAAATTACTACCAATTGCCgatatttcattttcattcttctaacttttttttctctGCAATTCACCATTTATACCGTTAAGTATCTCGATGCAGATATGGAAATACCAAATCAAGacaaaataagtttttttcttttgtacaAAGTATGATTCTACTTTAcaccataaaaaaatgtcaaaatcaattatatatttgagggtcactaattagatgagtGATGATTTGAACATAATTTATAAAGAAAGATAATTTTCCCCATATAAAGTCAATTTTATAGAATTAAGTCAAACTCAATCTAGTTTCCGCATTCAGATGTGAGTATGGTTCACCTGCTATTAAATTTTTCTGCTATCGAGTTTCCACATTTATATTCACACACTAAGTTCAATAGCATCATTAGATTTGATGGGGTATGTTAAGAATACGTTGGATGAGAAAGATTGTCTAAATATGATTTATCAGTAGAGACAATATTTATCTTATAATCCGTTTTTAtataattgaattattttaacCTATTtgtattaacttattttttagattataaaaaatagtttatacaaaGACATGCTTAGGAATAATacatgaaaatttatttatataagttatttttgcATAAAGCTAATCTAAATGGCCctaattcaaaatatattagACCCATACAACTAGTGGTATTAGGTgtaataagataataatttctttttgtagGAATTTGTTCCCGTGTTTAAATTTTGCCTTTAAAATACTGTATTTGAGGATTTTAATGATTTACTCCAAAATACTAGTAAATATTTTTGACGGTTTTCTGTGGTCCTAGTTTCAGTTTTCACATTCTCTGGCACAAAGTGATAAAAGTGACATTACATATATGATCCTTTCCTGCCTAAAATTAATGATGCTCTTCATATCACATCAAAGAATTTGCAAAGGTCAAATTCCGTTTCATAATTGTCTTATCATGTTTCTACTTCTACATTGAAATTAACGATCATTCTACTACGTTTCACATTAAACGATGGATATATGATTCTACTTGAACTAATGTTTGTAAATGGCTCTTGGAACCTTAATAGATAGTAGAAACTAAAATGAGTAAGTGAGTTTGTTATACTGGTGAAGGATTTAGATGGTACGTTTAAAGTTTTGGGTTCGATTTTCggttcatttttaaaaaaaatatttaaaaagatgATGTTATTGTTGGTAAGTGGTAGGAGTATTAGCATAGAGATATTAGATAGGAGTCTAGATACCAAATCATCATTTGatgatttgaaaattaattaaattgattatttatttcatatttgggttaaattaaatcaaatcaaacaaatttaacttttttttttacaacaaacaAATTCAACTTTTATTGGCTTACATGTTTGGCTTCTAGCTAACATTTATGAGTCGAGTTTCATAGCAATTTGAAACAATTAAATTCGTTTTTTAACTAGCCAAAAGCGTTAGAAAGGTTAGTATGATTTAATAATTGGTTATCTTTTGGAGTGGATTTGATGTAGTAACTGCATCACACAGTTACTCTACTCGTTATGGTGATTGGATCTTCTTCTTCACTCTTCTTTTCATCTCTCTCCATCCTCTCTATATTtctcttaatttcaatctctctcttcaataaaaaaatttaaaataataatgagagagagtgagattaagatagagatagagatgATGGAGAGGGGTGGAGAGGAGAGTGAAGGAGAAGATTCAAATCCCTCATTATGACTGTCCGATCTTTGTTCAATGTTTCAGAttatttatagttgattttgttTGTCTGTAATCTGAACCGTCTAATTTGATAATCAATGgttaatatttaaaaacaatGTGTTACTGTGTGATCTACTACAGCAAAGAATCTTCATCTGTTATTTCTATCCTATTCATAAGTGTtgtcataatattttttaggaTATATGGTTCAAAATTGTtgtatatttcaattttagagAACACTTTTAAAAACAGGTTAAAACCATTGCCTATTACAATCTAAGAGAATACGTTACAGAGATGGTTCAAATTCTTGCCCTGTATCAAAAAAAATGACCTTATCTATTGCAATCtagaaaacactttttaaaacATGTAAGTGTGTTGTCTACTgtaaatttgtaattaaaaaatatacaaaaataaaaacaaactgtGAACATTTTTTAAGGCTTAAAGTTAACAGTTAAAAATTACTGcctatttcaattaaaaaatgattaaaaaaaatactcatttgTTGAACGCGCAATTTGGTGTGGCTCTTCCGACTTGGATCCTCTCAATCCCATTTTTGGTCAATCTCTTTCAATCAGCAAATCCTAACCTTCAGATCAATCTAATGAACCAAAATTCTAAGagtataatttattaaaataaaacctaaagtacaaaataaaactttttttttttacgcaaaatAAAAcatctcaaaaataaaatttgaacactatgacggcaaaggggacatATTTTCAACCATTTGATTGATCTGAAGGTTAAGATTTACTGATTGAGAGAGATTGACCAAAAATGTGAttgagagaatccaaatccggCTCTTTTCCTTTGTGAATGTGCTAATCAGAGTGGCGCTACCATTACTTAAGTTAAATTGTATTAAAACTAATCAAGTCTATTCGGAAAGACTAAAGAGATACGTAGTTTATAGCATATAAACCTATGATAAAAGTAGAGTTGTTTGCGATGGATTGGTCTAAGTAGTAAGGGTCTTGGCTTCTTTAAGCATTTGGTTGGGGGTTCGATATCTGGCTCAtgcatatggagaaaattcggttgtgAAGGGAGAACCCATCTTGTGAGTCCCACAAGTTCACcaacggagattagtcatcgatAACGACGGTGAAAACTTCATACAAATATCATGATaacccaacaaaaaaaagttgagttgtttgataattatttttaagatttgtagctataattaattttataaatgtgaccaaggaattatattttatcACATTATCATATTCATAAGAATAATTTTTGAACCTACTATACCCTGATCGGAGATGCCCAAAGAATATTGTAAGATAGCGATGCGTGCCCCTGTCAAATGGCCATATTTCTTGCGGTGGATATGTTTGGCAAatacaataaattaaattatagttGATAGTTTATAGTCGGTGACATATCTATAAGACCCAAATTGGGCCTGTTAATTAGTGGTTTAAGAGAAAATTAGGGGAtttcaaacactacaaattcaattaataGTTTATTCATTATTAATTATGTGTAATAAATTCATTTGCTATAAGCTAATAATTTATACTTATCTACTacttttttatcaaatagaaCATACTATAGCTATagtatgtacccaaaaaaaaaaaatatagctaTAGTAGTGAGCATGATAAATTATAAGAGCATCTACAATGGAGCTactcattttttagtacttaaatgGATCCCACTGATACAcatcactaattttttttttttaataatagtacttaataagCATTCAATCTCTCCAATCCAACAcatcttaaaaaattctaaattggtCATACCAATACCACATTTCACCAATAACTCTAATCATTGTAACTGGGCCCCACAAAAATCATATAGGTACTATTgcttattgtagaactagtacctattaggtactcaattctgttttgctccaataagagtacctattaggtatacaattcttaaaaaataggTACTCACCATTGGAAATGGTCTAAATCTAACaaactactccctccatcccacaATGAGTGAGGCATGCTGTGCActattcaaaataaatattagcatataagatgttgttggattcgtcttgatgagtattttcaaaatattaactttttataatttgtactattatacaattaaaaatgtTAATTGTCAAAGTATTAACAtacgtgaaacagtcaactaaCTCACTTGTGGGATGAAAGGAGTAACTATTATTAGCTCAATTGATAATGAATTCCAAGAAGAAACATTCAAGAGAATTCAAGTTGAATTcttaatttaaaagaaataattttgaattAGACTTTAATTATCTTCTGATCTATTTTCTAAGAAATCTCAGGGTCAGAGAAAGGTTATGATGCACGGGTACTTCATTTGAGGGAGAGTACCAGTACCGGATACGTATCAGTACCAGTACCGGGTACGTACTCTTACCTTAATTTATGTCCATACATATACATTAGTTTAATGTCGTATCACATACCGATACTGGTGGTATTGTACTCGCACCTCGACAACGTAGGAGAAAGGAACAAAACAAGGTCAGGTAAATAgagaaaaattaattactaGCTGCAACCACCATGGTTGAGTTGAGTCGACATAAGGGGGTCACCATTTATAGGATACATGATACATTAGATACACACAGACACTCGTTGACCGTACTTGTAGAGTAAGACAGATATCACGTGccaatacataaaataaaacctCAATGTTTTGTCTCCACCATCCTATGCCACATGATGCTTCTTCTTACTAAAACTTattacttatataaataaataaataaataaaaaccaaacaacaccttattttctctctcacacacacaaactCTTTTTCCCTTCTCTTCACTCTTCACTACAGTAACTGAGATCCACACAACACCAACATTGTTAACATTCATTCATTACCGACATTTTAATTCAATGTCTGGTATTGAagaagttgttgttgttgatatggAGAACTCAGAAGAAGAAAGAATAAGAAGATCAAGAATTAGAAGATTAAAGAAAAAAGCTATAAATGCTTCATGTAGATTCACTCATTCACTTAAGAAAACAAGAGGGAATAGAAAAATTGATTATAGGTTTCCAATTGAAGATGTTAGAGATGAACAAGAGGAATCAGCTGTTTTTCAATTGCGTCATAGGTTGATTCATATGCCTCCTAATCATGATCATTATCATACATTGTTAAGGTattgtttgtttggttttttttttatttagtattttgtttgtttgtttgttcaatgagtgttttttttaagaaggtggatttggttttttgttgttatttattAGGTTTTTGAAAGCTAGGGATTTTAACATTGAGAAGACTATTCAGATGTGGGAAGAAATGGTTATTTGGAGAAAACAATATGGAACTGATACCATCCTTCAGGTAAGGTTTCTACTTTTTTACAatgatatttcaattttaatctaccTAAAAAGCTTcaatagtaatttttttcaaaGGGTATTTTAGTCACTGAAATTTTGAGGGCTAAAGTGCTTGTTTGGCCCTTGAGTAACTCTTGTTTATCATAGAAATtagtaaaattcatttttttaagtatattATCTTAAATGGCATTTATAAGACATACATTCTCCATTTCTCTGtctttaaatataagcaaaaaataaattattgggCTAGAACCaatcgatccccgcaactgcgattggaAGGAACCGAAACTAATTGATGCCAAAGTTGTCCCCTGAATTAGATTAGGAGATCTATGAGCTGGATACCggtgataaaaacaaaaacaaaaaaattgttaagtttGTTTTTAATGTTGATCTTTCATGAGAGGTAAAATAATTAGAGATATTTGTACCAGAAAAAACTAGGGATATTttcatgaaaaaattaaatcatgcaatttgaaattttatgaaAGTCTTATAAAAAGTGACTAGAAGATTTATCAAGagatttttctttctatttttgtttcttgtaCGGATTGATTATCTATTTATTGATTAGTAGTTGAACTTCAGACATTTAGTGTGAGATTTAACGACCTCATAAATGTTCTACAATTATTCAGTGAATTAACGACCTAATAAATGTTCTATAACCAATCAGTGTACTGCACTGTAGCACCTACCAGTTGTAAAATAAGGTAAGATAGAGAAATgtctatgtttttatttttatttttattttttttatttaaattttgagtATAGTTGTAtacactttatttttattttttcttttcaaaagtCAACACACTTTTTAAATAAAGGTGTAATTATATATAAGTTTAACTCAATGGccattaattattattactcATTAGCCCATAATCATACTACCATGTTTTCTGTGCTAGGATGCACTTGAGTTAACTGAATGTCTCTAATGGCATGATTATAAATTTTTGAAGGATTTTGACTTTGAAGAGCTAGAAGAAGTATTGCAGTATTACCCCCAAGGTTACCATGGAGTCGATAAGGAAGGTCACCCAGTTTACATCGAGAGGCTTGGGAAAGCTTATCCTAGCCGCTTAATGCGCATAACCACAATGGATCGATATTTAAAATACCATGTCCAGGAGTTCGAGAGGGCCCTGCATGAGAAATTTCCAGCGTGTTCTATCTCATCGAAGAGATGGATTTCTTCAACCACAACTATATTAGATGTACATGGCTTGGTATGTGGAATTTTTGGCTTATAGTTTGTGTATTGGTCTGTGATTGTTGATTATTTATGCATCATGCTTTAAGCATTGTATTAATCCTTTTATAGTCTGTTTTTATCAGTTTCAGGATCTCAAttgtttttagtatttttttttccttgctGAAATTTTAATCGGTATTTGATAATATGTAACATAGGGAATGAAGAATTTCTCGCCTACTGCTGCAAATCTGTTGGCTGCTATCACAAAAATTGATAACAGTTACTATCCTGAGGTTTTATTTTGTCCCTTTTCCTAAAGTAACTTTGTATTTTAGTCTTCTTCCTATATAAACAAACCTCGTCAACAAATATTTGCAGACATTACATCGAATGTATATCGTCAATGCTGGTCCCGGCTTTAGGAAGATGCTTTGGCCTGCTGCTCAGAAGTTCCTTGATGCGAAAACTATTGCAAAGATACAGGTGAAGGATATATAATATTACTTTTGGCTGCCTGCATTTCATACTCCCGCCGTAATAAGATATAGGCAAAGAAATTACATGTATCTGGTCCATATTTAAACCAGAGACATAAccttttttgcttatattttgttacAGAGTGCTATTTGCATGTAGTCCTATTAATACATTACTTTCATGAAATTTCAGGTTCTTGAACCAAAGTCTTTATCTAAATTACATGATATCATTGACTCTAGGTATGCATCTATGCCTTCGTCAATCGTCATATTGCGTTATATTTCTATTCAGatatatgcttaatggtttgtgAATGCATCTTATACAGTCAGTTGCCGGATTTTTTGGGTGGCTCATGTAAATGTCCAGGAGAAGGTGGATGTCTTAGGTCTAGCAAAGGTCCATGGAATGATCCTAGTATAATGAAGGTAATGTTGTTCTACTATCTTTTGGCAATATCCACAGCTTAGAATTAATTACAATGTTGAACTACAATGTTGAACTAGAGTATTGTGACACTAACTTAGGTATTCTGATTTCAGTTTGTTGGTAATGTGGAGGAAACATTTGTGAGACAAATCCTTAAAGTTTCCAATGAACAGCAGAAAATTGACCATTTTCAAACACACCTACAAAAGGTAAGATTGACTCTTCTTAATAATAGATGTTTTCGATTTTACAATTGATTGATTTAGATATTATAAAGATGGATTTtccaatatatataatttactaATTTGGCCTTGCCACGTTAGCATCATAACAGCCATCATGTGTACATTTTGAGACTTAAAAGGACTAATATGGGGGAAAAACTTATATTCGGGAAAAAGGATCAAACTTAAAGCACTGTAGGCGTAATTTTGCCAAATACAATTACATGCTTTTGACGCCATTTTCTCATCTCGCAGGAACGAAGCAGCGATATGCCAACAGCAGAATTTTGGTCAGAAATCACTGAATCTTGCTCGCCGATTAGACAAAGGAAACTTACTCTTCCTAGTTTAGCCTCTTCTCATGAAGAAGTGAGTTTTCAAACCTTTGAACCTGATTCATTTTAGAAGCCTTGTTATAACATACAATTTTCAGGTTATGTTTGTGTTTTGATCCTTCAACCATTTAAACGGCTGTTTGTTTTCTCTGCAGGTCAGGGTATCAGATAGCCATCACAGTTGTAATGATAATACTTCTACAGAAAAAATGCTCAAAAGTGATCAATTTCAATTTGCTCGGGAACGATCATTGCAAAACGGTGATACGGGGAACACTACTTCATTTACTTGTAGAGAAAATTCCAAAGGTACATATTCCTTATTTCATAACATTTTGATGTGGAACGCAGGTTGTATGTATGCATGTTTTGTAACATTTGAATGTGGAAGTTAATTCTCATGTTTTTCTTACAGGCACGTCAGTCAGAAATTGGTTCGGCTTAGTTAAGGAAAAAGTGGGGAGAACAAATTTCTTATCTGCGTCAAGCATGTTGATATATCTTTTTCAAAGATTAGATATATTCTTCCACagtttaaaattagaattttggAGAACAAGTAACGATATTGTGGTGGAACATAACATCAGTAACCATACAGAAGATGTCGAAACACAGTCCAAAGAGGATCATATTCTTCCATGTATACAACAACGTCTTCAAAGATTAGAAAAAGCGTTTACGGAACTTAGCCATAGACCAGCTGATATACCTATTGAGAAGGAGAAAATGCTTATGAGCTCTTTGGATAGGATTAAATCTGTCGAGTTCGACCTTGAAAATACTAAGAGGGTTATTCTCTATACTTTCTTCAGTCATATACAACTACTTACTGATTGTTCTGTTCTGATGATAtgatatttaattgttttataatttgatgCAGGTGCTACATGATACAGTGATGAAACAAGTTGAGATTACTCAGTTACTGGAGAATTTGAAGACATCAAAATATAAAGTAAGTTTCTTATtgagaaaaatattatattcatATGTTATGTGCATTTAAACTTTATGAAAACTTGCTTTCATTTAATCTTCTTCATCTTAAGGAAAACTTGGTCTATGATAATAAGagttaccaaaaaataaaacttactCCCTCCGATTTTGAATATAAgccaaaaaaacaactttttaggtttattgaataaAACATGTATCAGGATCATTTTATTGTCCAAATACAtagtttattcaatgaacctagaaagttgttttttgcttatattcaaaaTCGAAATTTGTTTATATGCAAGAATAGTATGTAtaaaatactatatatttaaaaaatttagtgcTGACTTCATAACAACTATCTTGCAGCAAAGAAGAGTGTTCTGTTGAGGAAGAGTAATTGTTAATGTTAAATGCAAACTCAAGTATTGGACCCCTAAAAGGATGAGACTGAGGATTACACAGTTCAATTAATATGAGTTGCTGTCAATAGAGAGACAAGGGGATGAGACAGTCCTGTTTGTTTTATTGTACATACAGTGTAGCGTTTTTACCCCTTCAAAATGTTTTACCTCATTTTTCATAGTAAATGCAACATTTTCAGAATTCAGATACAGTTTGATAAGATGGTCTTCTATTTAGTTTTGGACAGTGCCGGGAGGAATCTGTTAATTTAACACAACAAAAACTAAATTACAATGTTTTTATGGATGGACTATATGTGAACTGAAGAGACCCTACACATTCACATTATGACAAAGAAAGAATCATTTTTTTGTCGACAAATATTAGTTCGATGGAAAGAAATGTTGAAATTGTTAGACCAGATATCATGATCGGAATTCGTACCTTAGTTCCTTCACGGtatgtgtgagtttttaataatttgtcatttcgtctatttttaaaaaaaaaaaaatcattttttactCTACACCTTAGTCCTCCCACTCCAAAATTTTCAACTTTACTTAATCCAGGCAGTAACTTTTTTCGAGAATACAAGGATGAA encodes:
- the LOC123881411 gene encoding phosphatidylinositol/phosphatidylcholine transfer protein SFH13-like — its product is MSGIEEVVVVDMENSEEERIRRSRIRRLKKKAINASCRFTHSLKKTRGNRKIDYRFPIEDVRDEQEESAVFQLRHRLIHMPPNHDHYHTLLRFLKARDFNIEKTIQMWEEMVIWRKQYGTDTILQDFDFEELEEVLQYYPQGYHGVDKEGHPVYIERLGKAYPSRLMRITTMDRYLKYHVQEFERALHEKFPACSISSKRWISSTTTILDVHGLGMKNFSPTAANLLAAITKIDNSYYPETLHRMYIVNAGPGFRKMLWPAAQKFLDAKTIAKIQVLEPKSLSKLHDIIDSSQLPDFLGGSCKCPGEGGCLRSSKGPWNDPSIMKFVGNVEETFVRQILKVSNEQQKIDHFQTHLQKERSSDMPTAEFWSEITESCSPIRQRKLTLPSLASSHEEVRVSDSHHSCNDNTSTEKMLKSDQFQFARERSLQNGDTGNTTSFTCRENSKGTSVRNWFGLVKEKVGRTNFLSASSMLIYLFQRLDIFFHSLKLEFWRTSNDIVVEHNISNHTEDVETQSKEDHILPCIQQRLQRLEKAFTELSHRPADIPIEKEKMLMSSLDRIKSVEFDLENTKRVLHDTVMKQVEITQLLENLKTSKYKQRRVFC